A window of Mucilaginibacter paludis DSM 18603 contains these coding sequences:
- a CDS encoding alpha-amylase family glycosyl hydrolase, translated as MRKIYLILVAVAIMANMACSKKSDLTDSATNPVTTITNGKDLPTGAVDGVTYINSGTSVIFNLYAPGKKTVSVIGEFNNWQPSAMNQTTDGTRWWIQVDNLDASKEYAYQYLVDGTLKVADPYCEKILDPANDQYITADVYPNLKAYPSGQTGIVSVLQANPTPYTWKNTSFTRPDKKNLVIYELHVRDFIAAHNYKTLKDTLNYLSNLGVNAVELMPINEFEGNDSWGYNPSFYFAPDKYYGTRNDLKAFIDECHSRGIAVIMDMVLNHSFGQSPMVQLYFDQAAQKPLASSPWFNVDPTHPYNVGYQFNHESAATKYFAKNVMQFWMKNYKIDGYRFDLAKGFTQKNSGTADANVAAWTAYDASRVAIWKDYNSFIKSVDNNNFYVILENFATDQEEKEEADNGMMQWNNLNYSFNEGTMGWVPTSDLTRMFFNSHTFTQPDNIVTYMESHDEERLMFKNETYGNTGGANGYNVRDLATGLKRQELAAAFMLTAPGPKMMWEFGERGYDISIDNGGRLGDKPAHWEYMSDPLRKKLYNAYARLIKMKIKNPVFSTSNVQYVATGFVRSTTLQATGVNVELVGNFDVNPQTSAVTFPAAGVYYDYMTGTAVNIPTVTYTLTLAPGEYHIYSSVALN; from the coding sequence ATGAGAAAAATATACCTGATCCTGGTGGCTGTAGCCATCATGGCTAATATGGCCTGCAGCAAGAAGAGCGACCTGACGGATAGCGCAACCAACCCCGTAACTACCATCACTAACGGAAAAGACTTACCCACCGGTGCTGTAGACGGCGTTACCTACATTAACTCGGGCACATCCGTGATATTCAATTTGTATGCGCCGGGCAAAAAAACGGTATCGGTAATTGGCGAGTTTAATAACTGGCAGCCCTCAGCCATGAATCAAACCACGGATGGTACCCGATGGTGGATACAGGTAGATAATTTAGATGCCAGTAAAGAATATGCCTACCAATACCTGGTTGATGGCACCCTAAAAGTGGCCGACCCTTATTGCGAAAAAATCCTCGACCCGGCCAACGATCAGTACATCACAGCGGATGTATACCCTAACCTTAAAGCCTATCCAAGCGGCCAAACCGGTATTGTGAGCGTGTTGCAGGCTAACCCCACTCCTTACACCTGGAAAAATACAAGCTTTACCCGCCCGGATAAAAAGAACCTGGTGATTTACGAGCTGCACGTGCGCGATTTTATTGCCGCCCACAACTACAAAACGCTTAAAGATACCCTGAACTACCTTAGTAATTTGGGCGTGAATGCCGTAGAACTGATGCCCATTAACGAGTTTGAGGGTAACGATTCCTGGGGATATAACCCATCATTTTACTTTGCGCCCGATAAATATTATGGCACCCGTAACGATCTGAAGGCTTTTATTGACGAATGCCACTCGCGTGGGATAGCCGTTATTATGGATATGGTGCTGAACCACTCGTTCGGGCAATCGCCCATGGTACAGTTGTACTTTGATCAGGCTGCGCAGAAGCCGCTGGCCAGCAGCCCATGGTTTAATGTTGACCCAACACACCCTTACAACGTGGGTTACCAGTTTAATCACGAAAGTGCCGCCACCAAATACTTCGCTAAAAATGTAATGCAGTTTTGGATGAAGAATTATAAGATTGACGGATACCGTTTTGACCTGGCCAAGGGTTTCACTCAAAAAAACTCCGGCACAGCCGACGCGAATGTTGCCGCCTGGACCGCCTATGATGCCAGCCGCGTAGCGATATGGAAAGACTATAACAGTTTTATTAAAAGTGTTGACAATAATAACTTTTACGTGATACTGGAAAACTTTGCTACAGACCAGGAGGAGAAAGAGGAAGCCGACAACGGCATGATGCAGTGGAACAACCTGAACTATAGCTTTAACGAAGGCACCATGGGCTGGGTTCCCACGTCGGACCTGACGCGCATGTTCTTCAATTCGCACACGTTTACGCAGCCGGACAACATTGTAACCTACATGGAAAGCCATGACGAGGAACGCCTGATGTTTAAAAACGAAACTTACGGCAATACCGGCGGCGCCAACGGCTATAACGTGCGCGACCTGGCAACAGGCCTTAAGCGCCAGGAATTGGCCGCAGCCTTTATGCTGACCGCCCCCGGCCCCAAAATGATGTGGGAGTTTGGCGAACGCGGCTACGACATCAGCATCGATAACGGCGGTCGCCTCGGCGATAAACCCGCCCACTGGGAATACATGAGCGACCCTTTACGTAAAAAACTGTACAACGCTTACGCCAGGCTAATCAAAATGAAGATCAAAAACCCGGTATTCAGCACATCCAACGTGCAATACGTAGCTACAGGCTTTGTAAGATCAACCACCCTGCAAGCCACAGGTGTTAATGTAGAGCTAGTTGGCAATTTTGATGTGAACCCGCAAACGTCCGCTGTAACTTTTCCGGCCGCAGGTGTTTATTATGATTACATGACAGGGACTGCGGTTAATATACCAACGGTGACTTATACCTTGACATTGGCGCCAGGGGAATATCATATTTATAGTTCGGTGGCGTTGAATTAG
- a CDS encoding MFS transporter produces the protein MKNIVERPRLSTWQIFDMSFGFLGIQFGFALQNGNASSMLQIFGANVEHLSLFWLAAPITGMIVQPIIGHYSDGTWNKMGRRKPYFLVGGILAALALVFMPNASLLLVLSPIMVGAGVLMMMDASFNVAMEPFRALIADNLPDSQRGQGFAMQTFLIGVGAVAGSCLPYVLYKYVGVAETAVPGHVPDNKTYSFYIGAAVLMGSLLYTIFTTKEYSPAEYAAFHPEEGKEPSKGILSILTDFGNMPKTMKQLGLVQFFSWFALFSMWVFAAPAIAQHVYHVGLHDTSSAKFADAGNWVGICFGIYNGVSAIYALMLPAIARATSRKAAHSFSLVAGGLGLLSIFFIQNPTMLILPMVGIGLAWGSILAMPYAILAGSIPAKKMGVYMGIFNFFITFPQIVNGFFGGWIVKNIFGGQAIYAIVLAGVCMFCAALSVWYVQDNQDLPLRGEQSIAANPAVSQGEYAGTVK, from the coding sequence ATGAAAAATATTGTAGAGCGGCCCAGGCTCAGCACCTGGCAAATTTTTGACATGAGCTTCGGGTTTCTGGGTATCCAATTCGGGTTCGCGTTGCAAAACGGCAATGCATCAAGCATGCTCCAGATTTTTGGTGCCAATGTAGAACACTTGTCGCTTTTCTGGCTGGCAGCGCCCATCACCGGGATGATCGTTCAACCCATTATTGGCCATTACAGCGATGGCACCTGGAATAAAATGGGCCGCCGCAAGCCCTATTTTTTAGTGGGCGGCATTTTAGCAGCGCTCGCTTTGGTATTTATGCCCAATGCCTCTTTATTGTTGGTGCTATCCCCTATTATGGTTGGCGCGGGTGTGCTCATGATGATGGATGCCTCCTTCAACGTAGCGATGGAACCCTTCAGGGCGCTCATTGCGGATAACCTGCCCGATAGCCAGCGCGGGCAGGGCTTTGCCATGCAAACGTTTTTAATAGGCGTGGGTGCGGTAGCAGGTTCATGCCTGCCTTATGTATTGTACAAATATGTTGGCGTTGCCGAAACTGCCGTACCAGGCCATGTGCCCGATAATAAGACCTACTCGTTCTATATTGGTGCGGCGGTGCTCATGGGAAGTTTACTGTACACCATCTTCACTACTAAAGAGTATTCGCCGGCGGAGTACGCCGCTTTCCATCCCGAAGAGGGCAAAGAACCATCCAAAGGCATTTTATCCATCCTAACCGATTTCGGTAACATGCCCAAAACCATGAAACAACTGGGGCTGGTACAATTTTTCTCCTGGTTCGCGCTGTTTTCTATGTGGGTATTTGCCGCGCCTGCCATAGCACAGCATGTTTATCATGTGGGCCTGCACGATACCTCGTCGGCCAAATTTGCCGATGCCGGTAACTGGGTGGGCATTTGCTTTGGTATTTATAACGGCGTTTCGGCCATCTATGCGCTGATGCTGCCTGCCATAGCGAGGGCCACCAGCCGTAAGGCAGCGCATTCGTTTTCGTTAGTAGCGGGGGGCCTGGGTTTACTATCCATCTTCTTTATCCAAAACCCCACTATGCTCATCCTGCCTATGGTGGGTATCGGCCTGGCCTGGGGCAGTATTTTGGCTATGCCTTACGCCATCCTGGCCGGCTCCATCCCCGCTAAAAAGATGGGCGTTTACATGGGCATCTTCAACTTCTTCATCACCTTCCCGCAAATTGTCAACGGCTTTTTTGGCGGCTGGATAGTGAAAAACATCTTCGGCGGACAGGCTATTTACGCCATTGTGCTGGCTGGTGTATGTATGTTTTGCGCGGCGCTTTCGGTATGGTATGTGCAGGACAATCAAGATTTACCCTTGCGGGGAGAGCAGAGCATTGCCGCTAACCCGGCGGTAAGCCAGGGCGAATATGCCGGAACAGTAAAATAA
- a CDS encoding O-antigen ligase family protein produces the protein MCISAFCGSRAFFLGFVISLWLIAIRYFCDHKRRILWMGLVIVFILAIGVIQLKSDSSLGRLLIYKISLSIWRDHFLQGVGWSGFKKVYLEYQAAYFATGHYSNKELLLADNTRFAFNDYWQVILELGVFGCVLVSGHCYFLFVAIKSALSFEAGAGLIFELAFISCLTISIAACFTHVLENLWAVCCLVTAVSILLYRLRFPKFNRGFQLVYASMLSGLLIFSDGTRRLYHYRVYQTYEESRMLVKSGFRAAALNKLQSLYPVLNHDGDYLSYFGKQLAYSNKTKLAVMILKQAGEHLSIADNYMQLGECYYLLHEFSLAEAAYIQGINMVPNRFRNRYALYVFYRDTGQTKKAAETGKGLLNLPVKIPSAIIKHIQSVVAQDFNK, from the coding sequence ATGTGTATTTCTGCATTTTGTGGCAGCCGCGCTTTTTTCCTTGGCTTTGTTATCAGCCTATGGCTGATTGCCATCAGGTATTTCTGCGATCATAAAAGGAGAATTTTGTGGATGGGGTTAGTTATCGTCTTCATCCTCGCTATTGGCGTTATTCAGCTTAAATCAGATTCTTCACTCGGCAGGTTACTGATCTATAAAATATCTCTATCCATCTGGCGGGATCATTTTTTACAAGGCGTTGGCTGGAGTGGGTTCAAGAAAGTATATCTGGAATACCAGGCAGCTTATTTCGCTACGGGCCATTATTCAAATAAGGAGTTGCTTCTGGCAGATAATACCCGTTTTGCCTTCAACGATTACTGGCAGGTGATACTGGAATTAGGGGTATTTGGCTGTGTATTGGTATCCGGCCACTGTTATTTCCTTTTTGTGGCCATCAAGTCCGCGCTATCTTTTGAAGCCGGGGCCGGTTTGATTTTCGAACTCGCCTTTATCTCTTGCTTAACCATTTCAATTGCTGCATGTTTTACGCATGTATTGGAGAATTTATGGGCTGTTTGCTGCCTTGTTACGGCAGTCAGCATCTTGCTTTACCGGCTCCGGTTTCCCAAATTCAACAGGGGGTTTCAGTTGGTCTATGCCAGCATGTTATCCGGTCTGCTTATTTTTTCAGATGGGACAAGGCGATTATATCACTACAGGGTATATCAAACCTATGAGGAAAGTAGGATGCTTGTAAAATCGGGATTCAGAGCGGCAGCCCTGAATAAACTGCAATCCCTGTATCCCGTTTTAAATCATGATGGAGATTACCTTTCCTATTTCGGCAAACAGTTAGCCTATAGCAATAAAACAAAATTGGCGGTCATGATATTAAAACAAGCCGGAGAACATCTTTCCATAGCAGATAACTACATGCAATTAGGTGAATGTTATTACCTTTTACACGAGTTTTCACTGGCAGAAGCAGCCTATATCCAGGGAATTAATATGGTACCCAACCGTTTCAGGAATAGATATGCACTGTATGTTTTTTATCGGGATACAGGACAAACAAAAAAAGCTGCTGAAACAGGGAAAGGCCTGTTAAACCTGCCTGTAAAAATCCCTTCCGCTATAATTAAACACATCCAAAGCGTGGTTGCACAGGATTTTAATAAATAA
- a CDS encoding glycoside hydrolase family 13 protein, whose product MKLRLSVALLFMFVTASAIAQIPALERVEPAFWWVGMKNPKLQLIVHGNQIASRSVKLNYPGVRLAQVHQVENSNYLFLDIEISATAKPGLFTIAFAKAGTKNIEYQYELKERNRSPNRAQGVTSKDLIYLIMPDRFSNGDPSNDSKPGMLETAVNRDSIYYRHGGDIQGVMNHLDYLKDLGVTTIWLTPEIENDEPQASYHGYAVTDHYKTDPRYGNNQLYKQYVEKCHAIGLKVIKDLVHNHVGTEHWFIKDMPMKSWVHQWPTYTQSNFRDAAVMDPHASPVDRKTMLDGWFDHRMADMNESNPYVQNYLTQNHIWWIEYAGVDGFRLDTYPYNDAAYMADWARKIKAEFPHFSIFGETLVWSVPNQAYFTQGNTVNRGFDTHLPGITDGQIKDGIFEALNGKDGWTDGVNRLYSILAQDFLYQDATRNVVFLDNHDMSRFYSMVNEDFSKFKAGMALLLTMRGIPQLYYGDEILMKNFSNPDGLVRLDFPGGWAGDKSNKFTQDGRTGKENEAFNYVRALANFRKQSSALQTGKLMQYIPAKGIYVYFRYDAQQTVMVAYNSNAKDETLNTERFAERTKGFTAGINVTTSQQLASIQNISIPAKTTLVIELKK is encoded by the coding sequence ATGAAATTACGCCTGTCAGTTGCCTTGCTCTTCATGTTCGTTACCGCGAGCGCTATCGCCCAGATCCCGGCATTAGAACGTGTTGAACCCGCCTTTTGGTGGGTGGGGATGAAGAACCCTAAGTTGCAGCTGATTGTACATGGCAACCAGATAGCCAGCCGCTCGGTAAAGCTGAATTATCCCGGGGTACGGCTGGCGCAGGTTCACCAGGTAGAAAATTCTAATTACCTGTTTTTAGATATTGAAATATCCGCTACAGCGAAACCGGGTTTATTTACCATCGCGTTTGCTAAAGCAGGCACTAAAAACATTGAATACCAGTACGAGTTAAAGGAGCGTAACCGCTCCCCTAACCGGGCGCAGGGTGTTACCAGCAAAGACCTGATTTACCTCATTATGCCCGACAGGTTCTCGAACGGCGATCCGTCAAACGACAGCAAGCCCGGTATGTTGGAAACTGCTGTAAACCGCGATTCTATCTATTACCGCCATGGCGGAGATATCCAGGGGGTAATGAATCACCTGGATTATTTGAAAGACTTAGGCGTAACCACCATTTGGCTAACGCCCGAAATTGAGAACGATGAGCCCCAGGCATCATACCACGGTTACGCCGTTACCGATCATTATAAAACCGACCCGCGCTACGGCAACAACCAACTGTATAAACAGTATGTAGAAAAATGCCATGCCATAGGCTTAAAGGTAATTAAAGACCTGGTGCATAACCACGTAGGTACCGAGCATTGGTTTATTAAAGATATGCCGATGAAAAGCTGGGTGCATCAGTGGCCAACGTACACCCAGTCGAACTTTAGGGATGCCGCCGTAATGGATCCGCATGCCTCGCCAGTGGACCGTAAAACTATGCTCGACGGCTGGTTTGACCACCGCATGGCGGATATGAACGAAAGCAACCCCTACGTACAGAATTACCTTACTCAAAACCACATCTGGTGGATAGAGTACGCCGGGGTTGATGGCTTCCGTTTGGATACTTACCCTTATAATGATGCGGCTTACATGGCCGATTGGGCCCGCAAAATAAAAGCCGAGTTTCCGCACTTCTCCATCTTTGGCGAAACGCTGGTATGGTCGGTACCTAACCAGGCTTACTTTACGCAGGGCAATACCGTAAACCGTGGCTTTGATACGCATTTGCCCGGCATTACGGACGGGCAAATCAAAGACGGCATTTTTGAGGCCTTAAACGGAAAAGACGGCTGGACAGATGGTGTAAACAGGCTCTACTCCATTTTGGCGCAGGATTTTTTATACCAGGATGCCACCCGCAACGTGGTATTTTTGGATAACCACGATATGAGCCGCTTTTACTCGATGGTAAACGAGGATTTTAGCAAGTTTAAAGCCGGCATGGCTTTACTGCTTACCATGCGCGGCATCCCACAGCTATATTATGGTGACGAGATATTGATGAAAAACTTTTCTAACCCGGATGGTTTGGTGAGGCTTGATTTTCCGGGTGGCTGGGCTGGCGATAAAAGCAACAAGTTTACGCAAGATGGCCGTACCGGTAAGGAGAACGAAGCCTTTAACTACGTAAGGGCCCTGGCTAACTTCCGTAAGCAATCAAGTGCCCTGCAAACCGGCAAGCTGATGCAATATATCCCCGCCAAGGGCATCTATGTATACTTCAGGTACGATGCGCAGCAAACCGTCATGGTGGCTTACAACAGCAATGCCAAAGATGAAACCCTGAATACCGAACGCTTTGCCGAACGTACCAAGGGCTTTACGGCAGGTATTAATGTAACGACCAGCCAGCAATTGGCGTCTATACAAAATATCAGCATACCAGCTAAAACCACACTGGTAATTGAGCTGAAAAAATAA
- a CDS encoding acyltransferase family protein encodes MSAPILTSQISDQHKLLGLDHLRALAITYVLLFHYQMFGHPDWVNTIGEFGWTGVDLFFVLSGFLIAGQLFSTIAEGKALSMRVFFIKRFFRIIPPYLIMVGVYFVFPVLREREQMAPLWRYLTFTLNFDLDLKHTGTFTHAWSLCVEEQFYLILPLIILLFKYLNIGKKGIYLLLVLFLGGFMIRYVNWTHFIEPNLQSDDFTILFYKVIYYPPLRCRKGLPCGPHAKYTLCFCSRKE; translated from the coding sequence ATGTCTGCACCTATTCTAACTTCACAAATTTCTGATCAACATAAACTATTAGGCCTTGATCATCTTAGGGCTTTGGCCATAACTTATGTCTTACTTTTTCATTACCAGATGTTCGGACATCCTGATTGGGTAAATACGATTGGTGAGTTCGGGTGGACGGGCGTTGATTTATTTTTTGTTCTAAGCGGCTTTTTGATAGCCGGACAGTTATTTAGCACTATAGCTGAAGGGAAAGCTCTTTCGATGCGCGTATTTTTTATCAAGCGCTTTTTTCGCATAATCCCTCCCTACCTTATTATGGTTGGAGTTTATTTCGTATTCCCAGTGCTAAGAGAACGGGAACAAATGGCACCATTATGGCGGTATCTTACTTTTACCCTGAATTTCGATTTGGACCTGAAGCACACCGGCACTTTTACACATGCATGGTCACTGTGCGTAGAGGAACAGTTTTATCTCATTTTGCCTTTAATCATTTTACTATTCAAGTATTTAAACATCGGCAAAAAAGGCATCTACCTTTTATTGGTTTTATTCTTAGGCGGCTTTATGATCAGATATGTGAATTGGACGCATTTTATTGAGCCAAACCTGCAGTCAGATGATTTTACAATTCTATTTTATAAAGTGATTTATTACCCCCCCCTACGCTGCCGCAAGGGTCTCCCTTGTGGCCCACATGCTAAGTATACGTTATGTTTTTGTAGCCGGAAAGAATGA
- a CDS encoding SusE domain-containing protein → MKTVFTKYLQLATGMMLLLAACKKDEQIISVDSSKTKAAVLTASTTTPALVKANLSATAVTFTATAPSYGYTAAVSNVLQFDTKGDNFATPKKEVALGANVLSQAFSVQDLNNVLLGMGISAGTSTQVEVRLKSSLSATAGIVYSNVVTLTATPFALASYVYVPGAYQGWTPATADSLQSATGNGIFTGIINFTGSDQHFKITTAKNFNVAYGNAGSGLISTTGGDILAPTKTTVDPNFNIKSNLVTVDLNQGTIAFTQVQWSIVGDATPNGWPNGSGVQSDTDLKFNNGTQTWSGVVALTVGALKFRLNHDWGTSYGSLTNNGTLDTQNGNNIPITVAGNYLITLDISKLAYTITKQ, encoded by the coding sequence ATGAAAACGGTTTTTACAAAGTATTTACAGCTGGCTACAGGTATGATGCTCCTGTTGGCGGCCTGCAAAAAGGATGAACAGATCATATCTGTTGATAGCAGCAAAACAAAAGCAGCTGTGCTTACGGCATCCACAACCACACCGGCATTAGTTAAAGCAAATTTATCAGCTACGGCAGTTACCTTTACCGCTACGGCTCCCTCCTACGGCTATACTGCCGCGGTGAGCAATGTTTTGCAGTTTGATACCAAGGGCGATAATTTTGCAACGCCAAAAAAGGAAGTTGCATTAGGGGCCAATGTACTATCGCAAGCATTCTCGGTGCAAGATCTGAACAACGTATTATTAGGCATGGGTATTTCAGCAGGTACCAGCACCCAGGTTGAAGTCCGTTTAAAATCATCATTAAGCGCAACAGCGGGTATTGTGTACTCAAACGTGGTCACCTTAACAGCTACCCCATTCGCACTGGCATCTTATGTGTATGTTCCTGGCGCATACCAGGGTTGGACCCCGGCTACTGCAGATAGTTTGCAATCGGCCACAGGCAACGGTATTTTTACAGGCATCATTAATTTTACCGGTAGCGATCAGCATTTTAAAATCACAACAGCCAAAAACTTCAATGTTGCATACGGCAATGCAGGCAGCGGTTTGATAAGTACTACGGGCGGCGATATCCTCGCTCCTACCAAAACTACAGTTGATCCTAACTTCAATATCAAATCAAACCTCGTTACGGTCGACCTTAATCAAGGTACCATCGCCTTTACACAAGTGCAATGGAGTATTGTTGGCGATGCCACACCTAACGGCTGGCCAAATGGCAGCGGTGTTCAAAGCGATACCGACCTTAAATTTAACAATGGCACGCAAACCTGGTCGGGCGTGGTAGCCCTCACGGTTGGCGCATTAAAGTTCAGGTTAAATCACGATTGGGGAACAAGCTATGGCTCATTAACCAATAATGGCACACTTGATACTCAAAACGGAAACAATATTCCCATTACGGTAGCAGGTAATTATTTAATCACACTGGATATCAGTAAGCTGGCTTACACTATAACAAAGCAATAA
- a CDS encoding glycoside hydrolase family 31 protein encodes MNIKSCFLIPFALLANCLTFAQTSPVKSVGNITSVAIEGQQVNITTDNAFATIAVYAPNVIRVRIDKQKLAPDFSYAVIAQAQKTQTNITQNTNEVNVVTDSLKVTITKSPFAITFYTPDGKIINQDETGLTTSWVNESVTTYKKMQDGERFVGLGEKTGNLDRKGSGYTNWNTDAFGYSAGQDPIYSTIPFYIGIHHQVNYGIFLDNTYQSDFNFGASNNRFSFFGARGGEMNYYFIYNKRIADIITSYTALTGRMKMPPLWSLGYQQNRYSYYPETEVFRIAQTLREKKIPADGITLDIHYMDHYKVFTWDKDRFPDPKKMNDKLKDMGFKLTVIVDPGVKIEKGYGTYERGLTANIFAKYPDSTNYSGEVWPGWCHFPDFTNPKTRTWWAQEMKTYGADGISGIWNDMNEIASWGQKMPDNIIFDYDGKKASHLQTHNVYGMQMARSSYEGAKEAFGKRPFILTRAGYAGLQRYTAIWTGDNRSEDSHMLAGVRLLNSLGLSGVAFTGMDIGGFTGNPSISLFARWIQIGAFNPYFRNHTAVNTKSAEPWTFGEEVLEISRNYINLRYKLMPYLYSAFYEATQNGQPLMRSLAIDYTFDANIYNEQFQNQYLFGSAFLVAPFEGDAKFGKVYFPAGKWYDLYNGEVQNGGQQKIIQLSQSKLPVYVKESSIIPMQSLVQTTAQKPTDTLTIHVYQGAVKNTYVYYEDDGESYNYEHGDFYKRAITYDAAKNTIVFAKAEGTLTSKFKNIKLMLHGFANSTSFKMNGAKMSITDDFVSFLTPISKFDPQGNANTAEGEKVKSIVIKNINDQFSINF; translated from the coding sequence ATGAATATCAAATCCTGCTTTTTAATTCCCTTTGCCTTACTTGCCAATTGTTTAACGTTTGCACAAACCAGTCCGGTTAAAAGTGTGGGTAACATTACCAGTGTAGCCATTGAAGGGCAGCAGGTAAATATTACAACCGATAATGCCTTCGCTACTATAGCGGTTTACGCTCCAAACGTGATCAGGGTAAGGATAGATAAACAAAAGCTGGCTCCCGATTTTTCGTACGCAGTTATCGCGCAAGCACAAAAAACTCAAACCAACATTACCCAAAACACCAACGAGGTTAACGTGGTAACCGACTCGCTGAAGGTTACCATTACCAAATCGCCTTTCGCTATTACGTTTTATACGCCCGACGGCAAAATCATCAACCAGGACGAAACCGGTTTAACCACATCATGGGTAAATGAATCCGTTACTACCTATAAAAAAATGCAGGATGGCGAACGCTTCGTGGGTTTAGGAGAAAAAACCGGGAACCTCGACCGTAAAGGCAGTGGGTATACCAACTGGAATACCGATGCCTTTGGCTACAGTGCCGGGCAAGATCCTATCTATTCTACCATTCCCTTTTATATCGGCATTCACCACCAGGTTAACTACGGTATATTTCTGGATAATACCTACCAAAGCGATTTTAACTTCGGCGCCAGTAATAACCGCTTTTCGTTTTTTGGCGCACGCGGCGGCGAGATGAATTATTACTTCATCTACAACAAGCGTATTGCCGATATTATTACATCTTATACAGCACTAACCGGCCGCATGAAAATGCCGCCGCTATGGAGTTTGGGCTACCAGCAAAACCGCTACAGCTATTATCCCGAAACTGAAGTTTTTCGCATAGCGCAAACCCTGCGCGAAAAGAAGATTCCGGCAGACGGCATTACCCTGGATATCCATTACATGGACCATTACAAGGTATTTACCTGGGATAAAGACCGCTTCCCCGACCCTAAAAAAATGAACGACAAGCTCAAAGATATGGGCTTTAAACTCACCGTGATTGTTGACCCTGGCGTAAAAATTGAAAAGGGATACGGCACCTACGAACGTGGCCTAACGGCTAATATTTTTGCCAAATATCCCGACAGCACCAATTACAGCGGCGAAGTATGGCCGGGCTGGTGCCATTTTCCCGATTTTACAAACCCTAAAACCCGCACCTGGTGGGCGCAGGAAATGAAGACGTACGGTGCCGACGGCATTAGCGGCATTTGGAACGACATGAACGAAATAGCCAGTTGGGGGCAGAAAATGCCTGATAACATCATTTTTGATTACGATGGTAAAAAGGCATCGCACCTGCAAACCCATAATGTGTACGGCATGCAAATGGCCCGTTCAAGTTACGAAGGTGCCAAGGAAGCTTTTGGCAAACGCCCGTTTATTTTAACTCGTGCGGGTTATGCAGGGCTGCAACGCTATACAGCCATCTGGACAGGCGATAACCGGTCCGAAGATAGCCACATGCTGGCGGGGGTGCGTTTACTCAACAGCTTAGGTTTAAGCGGTGTAGCCTTCACCGGGATGGACATTGGCGGCTTTACAGGCAACCCCTCAATATCGCTTTTTGCCCGCTGGATCCAGATCGGGGCGTTTAATCCCTACTTCCGTAACCATACGGCGGTGAACACCAAATCGGCCGAGCCCTGGACGTTTGGCGAAGAAGTGCTGGAAATATCCAGAAACTACATCAACCTGCGCTATAAGCTGATGCCTTATTTATACTCGGCATTTTACGAAGCTACCCAAAACGGGCAACCGCTGATGCGCTCATTGGCTATCGATTACACCTTTGATGCCAATATTTATAACGAACAATTTCAAAACCAATACCTTTTTGGCAGCGCATTCCTGGTAGCTCCATTTGAGGGCGATGCCAAGTTTGGCAAAGTTTATTTCCCGGCAGGTAAATGGTATGATCTGTACAACGGCGAAGTACAAAATGGCGGTCAGCAAAAAATTATCCAGTTATCGCAAAGCAAGCTTCCTGTTTATGTAAAGGAGAGCAGCATCATCCCCATGCAGTCGTTAGTTCAAACTACAGCCCAAAAACCAACCGACACGCTCACTATCCATGTGTACCAGGGTGCGGTTAAAAACACCTACGTGTATTACGAGGATGACGGCGAAAGCTATAACTACGAGCATGGCGATTTTTACAAACGCGCCATTACTTATGATGCGGCTAAGAATACTATCGTTTTCGCCAAAGCGGAAGGAACCTTAACATCAAAATTCAAGAACATTAAACTGATGTTGCATGGGTTTGCTAACAGCACATCGTTTAAAATGAACGGAGCTAAAATGAGTATCACCGACGATTTTGTATCCTTCTTAACGCCTATTTCCAAATTTGATCCACAGGGAAATGCAAACACCGCCGAGGGTGAGAAAGTAAAAAGTATAGTGATCAAAAACATTAACGATCAGTTTTCAATAAACTTCTAA